The Denitrificimonas caeni genome has a segment encoding these proteins:
- a CDS encoding DMT family transporter has protein sequence MSTSQRPLYGVLLVLCAGLLLASHDGVSKYLTQIYPLIMVIWLRYLVQTVVMVFLFFPKMRWVILHTRRPWLQLVRAISLLSISLLFIGGLRYIPLAEATAVMFLAPLIVTVLSALVLHEKVSTGQWWAVSIGFLGVIFIVRPGGELFTPAILLPFTASFCFAIYQLITRRLASTDHAVTSNFLSGLFGTLALTLLLPGEYTLAVPALDIMFMLLLGVLAMTAHMLLTMALKYSSAATLAPFSYGQIIFAGIVGCFAFAQIPDALAILGVAIISCSGLAVAYLQHHQQAEE, from the coding sequence ATGAGTACGTCGCAAAGACCCTTGTATGGGGTTTTACTGGTTCTGTGTGCGGGGTTGTTATTAGCCTCCCATGATGGTGTTTCTAAGTATTTAACCCAAATCTACCCGTTGATTATGGTCATTTGGCTGCGCTATTTAGTGCAGACAGTGGTGATGGTTTTCTTGTTTTTTCCAAAAATGCGCTGGGTTATCCTGCACACACGAAGGCCTTGGCTGCAGTTAGTGCGGGCCATTAGTTTACTCAGCATTAGCCTGTTGTTTATTGGTGGACTGCGCTATATCCCCCTCGCAGAAGCAACAGCTGTGATGTTTTTAGCGCCGTTAATTGTCACAGTGCTCTCAGCCCTAGTGCTGCATGAGAAAGTCAGCACAGGGCAGTGGTGGGCGGTCAGTATTGGCTTTTTAGGGGTTATCTTTATTGTGCGTCCGGGTGGTGAGCTCTTTACGCCCGCGATCCTCTTGCCATTTACCGCGTCATTTTGCTTTGCTATTTATCAGTTGATTACGCGACGCTTGGCCAGTACCGACCATGCAGTGACCAGTAATTTCTTATCGGGGTTGTTTGGTACGCTGGCGCTCACGTTGCTGTTGCCTGGGGAATACACTTTGGCAGTTCCTGCGCTGGATATAATGTTTATGCTGCTGCTTGGGGTTCTCGCCATGACCGCACATATGCTGTTGACCATGGCTTTAAAATACTCTTCGGCAGCCACTTTAGCGCCCTTTAGCTATGGGCAAATTATATTTGCTGGAATCGTTGGTTGCTTTGCCTTTGCACAAATTCCCGATGCATTAGCCATTTTAGGTGTGGCGATTATCAGTTGCAGTGGTTTAGCCGTGGCCTATTTGCAGCACCACCAGCAGGCTGAGGAGTAG
- a CDS encoding response regulator, with protein MHPIRLTLTLIISLLIGSLFLLFSIPRYYAQVFSLDAAAVLKIFSQYPVSEPGLNSTQPLLIGVLVGCSISIVLYNLIRFLYTGYRSNLSFGLSLSFLLLFLFLSTELLTAQTPFLLNLDSDFIYVSVILSMLFLHSLCLSLNLPSTLFNKLSKQLIRHMGVLCLGGIALLTLSTSYAHTLTYYLLITSSVMLLGSSLRLWHSDYPPARTLFIGFSTFCLPLLAAWPALSNESLFSADNAVVLTLASLVVSAIIISIGLSEAHRQQIKKNTQVSNLHAAEQAESRAKSELLAKISHEIRTPLSGVLGMTTLLLDTPLSSKQRDYAQTIQSSGNELLSLINEILDITRLESKQITLSHTPFNLAGLLQECTQAFSNNASEQGVELTVFFQPQIPEILLGDPVRLRQVLLSILNNAFKRTAQGEITLSAAVEQGAGQPQLLFNLQDTGTPLSDEERHILSSAQLHSKDLLSASFIGGNLGIIIARQLISLMGGVFSIQSSAHGCSFIFSIPLQAQPSQAVHLEADSILRQKHILLIDSHALSQKVLAQQCSEWGLRVSTSTSATDAVALLRNKALQGQHFAAILISETIHKPSAITFAVRIKADPLLKADASLIMLTSSSNTDPIATRNAGISHVLMKPVSASTLKATLINAVQNTSASLSTRPAQASAKHVLIAEDDAISVKVISGLLSKLGARFDVVTNGQLALDKLRKNHYDLVLMDCEMPVMDGFTAAQQQRAYEAAQGLPAVTIIALSAHVLDEHQLRAKQSGMDGHLAKPIELGKLQAILEKS; from the coding sequence ATGCATCCTATCCGCCTTACCCTCACCTTGATTATTAGCTTGCTGATCGGCTCACTGTTTTTGCTGTTCAGCATCCCGCGTTATTACGCCCAAGTATTTTCGTTAGACGCGGCAGCAGTACTAAAAATATTCTCCCAGTACCCAGTCTCTGAGCCTGGGTTAAACAGTACACAACCGCTACTGATTGGCGTGCTGGTGGGCTGCAGCATCAGTATAGTTTTATATAACCTCATCCGTTTTTTATACACCGGCTACCGCAGCAACCTATCTTTTGGCCTGTCCCTCAGCTTCTTACTGTTGTTTTTATTTCTTTCCACTGAATTACTGACGGCACAAACGCCTTTTTTACTCAATTTAGACAGCGATTTTATTTATGTTTCGGTGATTCTCAGCATGTTGTTTTTACACAGCCTATGCCTGAGTTTAAACTTACCCTCAACCCTGTTTAACAAGCTTTCCAAACAACTGATTCGGCATATGGGTGTGCTGTGCTTAGGTGGCATCGCCTTACTTACCTTAAGCACCAGCTACGCGCATACCTTAACCTACTACTTGCTCATCACTTCCAGCGTTATGCTACTCGGCAGCAGCTTACGTCTATGGCACAGCGATTACCCGCCAGCACGGACGCTATTTATTGGCTTCAGTACTTTTTGCTTACCGCTCTTAGCCGCCTGGCCAGCCCTCAGCAATGAGTCGTTATTCTCTGCCGACAACGCCGTAGTGCTCACCCTTGCCAGCTTAGTGGTCAGCGCCATTATTATCAGCATCGGACTCAGTGAAGCGCACCGCCAGCAAATTAAAAAAAACACCCAAGTTTCTAACCTGCATGCGGCCGAGCAAGCAGAAAGTCGTGCTAAATCCGAACTGCTGGCGAAAATAAGCCATGAAATACGCACCCCCTTAAGCGGAGTTTTAGGGATGACCACGTTATTACTGGATACCCCCCTGTCCAGCAAGCAACGGGATTACGCTCAAACCATTCAAAGCTCTGGTAATGAACTACTCAGCTTAATTAATGAGATTCTCGACATCACCCGCCTAGAGTCCAAGCAAATTACCCTCTCGCACACGCCCTTTAATCTGGCGGGCTTACTCCAAGAATGCACCCAAGCATTTTCCAACAACGCCAGCGAACAAGGGGTTGAGTTAACTGTTTTTTTTCAGCCACAGATACCAGAAATTTTACTGGGCGACCCAGTACGCTTACGCCAAGTGCTCTTGAGTATTCTTAACAATGCTTTCAAGCGCACTGCCCAAGGCGAGATCACCCTCAGCGCTGCAGTAGAACAAGGTGCAGGGCAACCACAACTGCTGTTTAACTTACAAGATACAGGCACACCTTTAAGTGATGAAGAGCGCCATATTCTCAGCTCAGCACAGCTGCACAGCAAAGACCTGCTGAGCGCTTCTTTTATTGGCGGCAACCTTGGCATTATCATCGCACGGCAACTGATTAGCCTAATGGGCGGGGTGTTCAGTATTCAGTCCAGTGCCCATGGCTGCAGTTTTATTTTCAGTATTCCGCTACAAGCCCAACCCAGCCAAGCCGTCCATCTGGAAGCCGATTCAATCTTGCGTCAAAAGCATATTTTACTGATCGATAGCCATGCTCTGTCACAAAAAGTTTTAGCCCAGCAATGCTCTGAATGGGGCTTACGCGTCAGTACCAGTACCTCAGCAACAGACGCTGTCGCTTTACTGCGTAACAAAGCACTACAGGGACAACACTTTGCCGCCATTTTAATCAGTGAAACCATCCACAAACCCAGCGCCATCACTTTTGCAGTACGCATTAAAGCGGACCCTTTGCTCAAGGCCGATGCCAGCTTAATCATGCTCACCAGCAGCAGTAATACCGACCCCATTGCCACCCGCAACGCAGGTATCAGCCACGTTCTGATGAAGCCGGTCAGCGCTTCTACATTAAAGGCCACACTGATCAATGCGGTGCAAAACACATCCGCTAGTCTTAGCACACGCCCAGCACAAGCAAGCGCTAAGCATGTGCTGATTGCTGAAGACGATGCCATCTCAGTCAAAGTTATCAGCGGCTTACTGAGCAAACTCGGAGCGCGGTTTGATGTGGTTACTAACGGTCAGTTGGCTCTCGATAAACTGAGAAAAAATCACTACGACTTGGTGCTCATGGATTGTGAGATGCCGGTCATGGATGGCTTTACTGCTGCCCAACAACAACGCGCATATGAAGCAGCGCAAGGGCTGCCAGCAGTGACCATAATTGCCTTATCCGCCCATGTTCTCGACGAGCATCAGTTGCGCGCCAAACAATCTGGAATGGATGGCCATTTGGCCAAGCCCATAGAGCTGGGCAAGCTACAAGCCATCCTCGAAAAAAGCTGA
- the purD gene encoding phosphoribosylamine--glycine ligase: protein MNILIIGNGGREHALAWKVAQDPRVEKVFIAPGNAGSATEAKCENVAIDVLAIDQLADFAEQNSVALTIVGPEAPLVAGVVDTFRKRNLDIYGPTAAAAQLEGSKAFTKDFFARHNIPTSNYANFTEVEPALAYIREQGAPIVVKADGLAAGKGVIVAMTLAEAEAAVIDMLSDNAFGDAGSRVVIEEFLDGEEASFIVMVDGENVLPMATSQDHKRVGDGDTGPNTGGMGAYSPAPVVTDAVHQRVLDEIIYPTVRGMAAEGNVYTGFLYAGLMIDKDGAPKIIEYNCRFGDPETQPILLRLESSLTLLIEAALAKALDKVEAQWDPRPSLGVVLASGGYPADGYSAGHEIHGLDAAAKLEGKVFHAGSSLKDGKIINTGGRVLCATAMGDTVAEAQANAYQLAEKISWDGCFYRKDIGYRAIAREQQK from the coding sequence ATGAATATTTTAATTATCGGTAATGGCGGACGCGAACATGCTTTAGCATGGAAAGTCGCGCAAGACCCACGTGTTGAAAAGGTTTTTATCGCGCCAGGCAACGCCGGTAGCGCCACTGAAGCCAAATGCGAAAACGTCGCCATTGATGTTTTGGCCATTGACCAGCTGGCTGATTTTGCTGAGCAAAATAGTGTTGCCCTGACCATTGTTGGCCCTGAAGCACCATTGGTGGCGGGTGTAGTGGATACATTCCGCAAACGCAATCTGGATATTTATGGCCCCACCGCTGCCGCAGCACAACTGGAAGGTTCGAAAGCCTTCACCAAAGACTTCTTTGCCCGCCATAATATTCCCACCAGCAACTACGCTAACTTTACAGAAGTGGAGCCCGCGCTGGCCTATATCCGTGAGCAAGGCGCACCCATTGTGGTTAAAGCCGACGGTTTGGCTGCTGGTAAAGGGGTGATCGTCGCCATGACGTTAGCAGAAGCAGAAGCAGCAGTGATTGACATGCTGTCTGACAATGCTTTCGGCGATGCCGGTTCGCGCGTGGTGATTGAAGAGTTTTTAGACGGTGAAGAAGCCAGCTTTATTGTCATGGTCGATGGCGAAAACGTCTTACCCATGGCTACTAGTCAAGACCACAAGCGGGTGGGTGACGGTGATACCGGTCCGAACACCGGTGGCATGGGTGCTTACTCCCCTGCGCCAGTGGTGACTGATGCAGTACACCAGCGCGTGCTCGATGAAATCATCTACCCAACCGTGCGCGGTATGGCCGCCGAAGGCAATGTCTATACTGGCTTCTTGTATGCCGGTTTGATGATCGATAAAGACGGCGCACCAAAAATCATTGAGTACAACTGCCGTTTTGGCGACCCAGAAACTCAGCCGATTTTATTGCGTTTAGAGTCCAGCTTAACTCTGCTGATTGAAGCTGCCTTAGCCAAGGCCCTTGATAAAGTAGAAGCCCAATGGGATCCACGCCCAAGCCTCGGCGTCGTTCTAGCCTCTGGCGGCTACCCAGCTGACGGCTATAGCGCGGGCCATGAGATTCATGGTTTAGATGCGGCGGCCAAGCTGGAGGGTAAAGTATTCCACGCGGGCAGTAGCCTCAAAGACGGCAAGATCATTAATACCGGTGGTCGCGTCCTCTGCGCCACGGCCATGGGTGATACCGTTGCCGAGGCGCAAGCCAACGCTTACCAGCTGGCTGAGAAAATCAGCTGGGACGGCTGCTTTTACCGTAAAGATATCGGCTACCGTGCCATAGCGCGTGAACAGCAAAAGTAA
- the fis gene encoding DNA-binding transcriptional regulator Fis, with the protein MPLATIKSTEHLTLRACVEKTLQDYFAHLDGAHVNDVYNLVLSEVEAPLFASVMQHVQGNQTRASEMLGLNRGTLRKKLKQYNLL; encoded by the coding sequence ATGCCGCTTGCCACTATAAAAAGCACCGAACACCTGACGTTACGTGCCTGTGTCGAAAAAACTTTGCAAGACTATTTCGCCCACTTAGATGGCGCCCATGTCAATGACGTCTACAACCTAGTGTTAAGCGAGGTTGAAGCACCGTTATTTGCCTCAGTAATGCAGCATGTGCAAGGCAACCAAACCCGCGCATCAGAAATGCTCGGCTTAAACCGAGGCACACTGCGTAAAAAGCTGAAACAGTACAATCTTCTTTAA
- the dusB gene encoding tRNA dihydrouridine synthase DusB, whose product MSMVRIGSYTLANNLILAPMAGVTDRPQRQLCARFGAGLTVSEMLTSDTRLWGSRKSSLRLLSDDDPQPRSMQIAGADPQMLAHAAQECVALGAHIIDINMGCPAKKVCSKAAGSALLKDEPLVAQILQAVRAAVDVPVTLKIRTGWDQANKNGVTIAKIAEQTGINALAVHGRTRADRYNGDAEYDTIALIKEAVSIPVFANGDIDSPLKARQVLDYTGADGLLIGRAAQGRPWIFQEINHFLATGELLPAISLQALELILLEHLDLLHAFYGQPMGVRIARKHTHWYLSALPGAQQFRSTFNQLDCENAQKDQIQGFFNHLRSLGLTDAA is encoded by the coding sequence ATGTCGATGGTTCGTATTGGTTCCTACACATTAGCTAACAACCTGATTCTCGCGCCCATGGCAGGCGTGACTGATCGCCCACAACGCCAGCTTTGCGCGCGTTTCGGGGCTGGCCTGACTGTCTCAGAAATGCTCACCAGCGATACTCGCTTATGGGGCAGCCGCAAATCCAGTCTACGCTTACTGTCTGACGACGATCCCCAGCCGCGCTCCATGCAGATCGCAGGCGCTGACCCACAAATGCTGGCCCATGCTGCACAAGAATGCGTAGCTTTAGGCGCCCACATTATCGACATTAATATGGGCTGCCCGGCCAAAAAAGTGTGCAGTAAAGCCGCCGGCTCAGCACTGTTAAAAGATGAGCCGCTGGTTGCACAAATTCTGCAAGCGGTGCGTGCCGCAGTGGATGTGCCTGTGACCTTAAAAATCCGTACCGGCTGGGATCAGGCCAATAAAAATGGCGTGACAATCGCTAAAATTGCCGAGCAAACAGGCATCAACGCCCTTGCGGTACATGGCCGCACCCGCGCAGACCGCTATAATGGTGACGCCGAATACGATACTATTGCCCTCATCAAGGAGGCTGTGTCCATTCCTGTGTTTGCTAATGGCGATATCGATAGCCCCTTAAAGGCTCGCCAAGTGCTGGATTACACAGGCGCAGATGGCTTATTAATTGGCCGCGCAGCCCAAGGACGGCCTTGGATTTTTCAAGAAATAAATCATTTTCTAGCCACAGGTGAGCTGTTACCGGCGATCAGTCTGCAGGCCTTAGAATTAATTTTGCTTGAACATCTAGACCTTCTGCATGCGTTTTATGGCCAACCTATGGGTGTCCGCATTGCTAGAAAACATACGCACTGGTATTTGTCTGCACTACCGGGCGCACAACAATTTCGTTCAACGTTTAATCAGCTCGATTGCGAGAATGCGCAAAAAGACCAGATTCAAGGTTTTTTTAATCACCTTCGCAGTCTAGGCTTAACAGACGCTGCATGA
- the purH gene encoding bifunctional phosphoribosylaminoimidazolecarboxamide formyltransferase/IMP cyclohydrolase, producing the protein MTDHTAKTSIRRALISVSDKTGIVEFAKELDALGVEILSTGGTFKLLKDNAIPAIEVADYTGFAEMMDGRVKTLHPKIHGGILGRRDIDAAVMTEHGIKPIDLVAVNLYPFAATVAKPDCSLPDAIENIDIGGPTMVRSAAKNHKDVAIVVNTADYADIIQSLKQGGLSYAQRFNLALKAFEHTAAYDGMIANYLGSIDQSATTLSTEQRADFPNTFNSQFIKAQDMRYGENPHQKAAFYTEANPAEASIASAVQLQGKELSFNNVADTDAALECVKGFVKPACVIVKHANPCGVAVATDAEGGIRKAYDLAYATDSESAFGGIIAFNRELDGDTAQAIVERQFVEVIIAPSISQAARDVVASKANVRLLECGQWPAQRSPSWDYKRVNGGLLVQSRDIEMISAADLKVVTRRAPTEQEIHDLIFAWKVAKFVKSNAIVYAKNRQTVGVGAGQMSRVNSARIAAIKAEQAGLEVAGAVMASDAFFPFRDGLDNAAKVGIRAVIQPGGSMRDEEVIAAADEADIAMVFTGMRHFRH; encoded by the coding sequence ATGACTGACCACACTGCAAAAACCTCTATTCGTCGTGCTTTAATCAGTGTTTCTGACAAAACAGGTATTGTTGAATTTGCCAAAGAACTGGATGCCTTAGGGGTAGAAATCCTCTCCACTGGCGGCACGTTTAAACTGCTCAAAGATAATGCAATCCCTGCGATTGAAGTGGCGGACTACACCGGTTTTGCGGAAATGATGGATGGCCGGGTGAAAACTCTGCACCCGAAAATTCACGGTGGTATTTTAGGCCGTCGCGATATCGACGCAGCGGTTATGACTGAGCACGGCATCAAGCCCATTGATCTGGTGGCAGTCAACCTCTACCCCTTTGCCGCCACAGTGGCTAAGCCTGACTGCAGCCTGCCAGACGCCATTGAAAATATCGATATTGGCGGCCCCACCATGGTGCGCAGTGCCGCTAAAAACCATAAAGATGTGGCCATTGTGGTCAACACTGCGGATTACGCCGACATTATTCAGAGTTTAAAGCAAGGCGGCCTCAGCTATGCGCAACGCTTTAATCTGGCACTCAAAGCCTTTGAGCACACCGCAGCGTATGACGGCATGATTGCGAACTACTTGGGCAGCATTGATCAGTCCGCAACGACGCTGAGCACCGAGCAGCGCGCAGACTTCCCGAACACTTTTAATAGTCAATTTATTAAAGCGCAAGACATGCGCTACGGTGAGAACCCGCACCAAAAAGCGGCCTTCTACACCGAAGCCAATCCAGCCGAAGCCAGCATCGCCAGTGCCGTGCAACTGCAAGGTAAGGAGTTGTCGTTTAACAACGTTGCCGATACCGATGCCGCCCTTGAGTGCGTCAAAGGCTTTGTTAAGCCTGCCTGCGTGATCGTTAAGCACGCTAATCCGTGCGGTGTTGCTGTTGCTACAGACGCCGAAGGCGGTATTCGTAAAGCCTATGACTTGGCCTACGCCACTGATAGTGAATCAGCCTTTGGCGGCATCATTGCGTTTAACCGCGAGCTCGATGGCGACACGGCGCAAGCCATTGTTGAGCGTCAGTTTGTTGAAGTGATTATTGCCCCTAGCATCAGCCAAGCCGCCCGTGATGTGGTGGCCAGCAAAGCTAACGTGCGTCTCTTAGAGTGCGGCCAATGGCCAGCGCAGCGCAGCCCGAGCTGGGATTACAAGCGCGTCAACGGTGGCCTCTTGGTACAGAGCCGCGACATTGAGATGATCAGCGCCGCTGATCTAAAAGTCGTCACGCGCCGTGCTCCCACTGAGCAAGAAATTCACGACCTGATCTTTGCTTGGAAAGTAGCCAAGTTTGTAAAATCCAATGCCATTGTCTATGCGAAAAACCGTCAAACCGTGGGTGTAGGCGCCGGCCAAATGAGCCGCGTTAACTCTGCCCGTATTGCCGCGATTAAAGCTGAGCAGGCCGGCTTAGAAGTGGCCGGAGCAGTAATGGCCTCAGATGCCTTCTTCCCCTTCCGTGACGGCTTAGATAACGCCGCCAAAGTGGGTATTCGTGCAGTAATCCAGCCCGGCGGCTCCATGCGTGACGAAGAAGTGATCGCCGCAGCAGATGAAGCTGACATTGCCATGGTATTCACCGGCATGCGTCACTTCCGCCACTAA
- a CDS encoding bacteriohemerythrin codes for MLFMPWNEQLEVGIDEIDQQHRWLVDTTNQLHALLSSGEPQRDQVGTILEQLMEYTMNHFIVEEEIFLRLGYPESAAHKAQHNIFCEQVMDLLTRHDQGETVGINALKLLKSWLTNHIFKVDKQYVAHFRAQGIAI; via the coding sequence ATGCTTTTTATGCCTTGGAACGAACAACTTGAAGTTGGCATTGATGAAATTGATCAGCAGCACCGCTGGCTCGTCGACACCACCAATCAATTGCACGCCTTACTTAGCAGCGGTGAGCCGCAGCGGGATCAGGTTGGCACTATCCTTGAGCAATTAATGGAATACACCATGAATCACTTTATTGTCGAGGAAGAGATCTTTCTGCGCTTAGGCTATCCGGAAAGCGCAGCGCACAAAGCCCAGCACAATATTTTCTGTGAGCAGGTGATGGACTTACTGACCCGCCATGATCAGGGCGAAACTGTCGGCATCAACGCATTAAAACTACTGAAAAGCTGGTTAACCAACCATATTTTTAAAGTCGACAAGCAGTATGTGGCACATTTCCGCGCCCAAGGCATCGCCATTTAA